Part of the Planctomycetota bacterium genome is shown below.
GTCCTTGAAGTCGAAACGCTGCACACGACTCAGGATCGTCGGCAGGATCTTCTCCGGCTCCGTCGTCGCCAGCACGAACTTCACGTGGCCTGGCGGTTCTTCGAGGATCTTCAAGAGCGCGTTGAACGCGGCCTTGGAGAGCATGTGCGCCTCGTCGATGATGTAGACCTTGAACCGGCTCCGCATGGGGCGGAAGCGGGCGTTTTCGATCAGCTCGCGGACGTTGTCGACGCCGGTGTTGCTGGCCGCGTCGATCTCGATGACGTCGACGTCGTCGCCGCGGAAGATCGCCTCGGCCGTCTCGCTGGTCGGGTCGGCCTCGGTCGTCGGCCCGTCGGTTTCCGGGGCGTTCAGCGCGAGGGCGAAGATTCGGGCCATCGACGTCTTGCCGACGCCGCGCGTGCCGCAGAAGAGGTACGCGTGGTGAATACGGCCGATCTCGATCGCCTTGGCCAGCGTCTGGGCGACCTGCTCCTGCCCAACGACCTCGCCGAAGGTCCGGCTGCGGTACTTGCGGGCCAGGACCGCGTAGGGCTGAGGAGCAACGTCACCGTCCGCCATGGGCCGAGACTGTAGCGGCCCGAGGAGTCGTCACGCCGACGACGGTTCTCCTCGATACTGCCGCGGCGTCCGACCCGTGTACCGCTTGAACAGCCGATTGAAGTGGCTCAGATTGTCGAAGCCCGACGCGCTCGCAACGGCAGTCACGGCCTTGTCGGTCTCCCGGAGCAGTCGCATCGCCGATCGGACGCGCATCTGCTGCTGCCACGCGACGAACGTGGTGCCCGTCGCGCGCTTGAACGCTCGGCAAAACGCCTCGTGCGACAGGCCGCAGGTCGCCGCCGCACTCTGGCCGTCGAAGGCGTCTGGTCCCGCGGCCTCAAGCCGAGCGACGATCCGCCGGATGCGCGGATCCGGCGACGGCGGACGAGCAGACGTTGCGAATCGATCGCTGGCCCGCGGCGTTCCTGAAGCAAGCCTTTCCTGCAGTGTCGCGAGCAGCCGAGCCATCGGGGCAAGCCGAGTAAGCGTCGTCTCGGCCGCAACGATCTCGTCAAGAGCGGCGTCGATCACGGCACTCGTCCGCTCGAACAGGACGCCGCGACGTGCCGACTTCACCAACCCGTCGAGGCCGCCACCCGCAAGCTGGCTCAGCTGATCGATCGCGTCGTGGGTCAACTGAACGACGATCGCCTCTCGCTCGGCCGACTCGCCCGCCGGTGACGCCCACGCATGCGGCAACCATTGCCCGAGGATGACCGTCTGGCCGGGCGCGAACGTGCCCGTGTCATCGCCGACCAGCCGCGTCCCGGTCCCGGCCCGAATCTGAACGATCTCGACCTGTGCGTGGTGGTGCCAGTCGAACCGCCAGTGCCTGTCGGTCCGCACAAACGCGGCGATCGGCCGCTTCGCGTCGACGATGCTGGTTTCGAGCGTCGGTAGCACGGCGAGTCAAAATCGTACCATCCAGATCAAGACCGTCGTGGCACAAGCAGCTTGCACGTGACATTTTCCTCGACCGCACGAGGAGACAACCCATGACCACGACCATCACCGCCCACGACTTGTCCGCTCTTGACGCCCCGTACGACCTGACCGATGACCAGATCCGCCAGTTCCGCGAGGACGGCTTCATCAAGCTCAAAAACGTCTTCGACCGCGAAACGCTCGCTCACTTCGGCGAAGTGATCACGCGGCTGACCATGGAGATCGGTGCCAAGCAGGCCGACGTTCCGCTGGAGGAGCGCGGCACCTACGGCAAGGCGTTCATCCAGGTCGGCAACCTCTGGCAGCACGATGCCGAGGCCAAGGCGTTCAGCTGCAGTCGTCGGCTGGCCAAGCTCGCCAGCGACCTGATGGGCGTCGACGGCGTTCGGATGTACCACGACCAGGCGCTTTACAAGGAGGCCGGCGGCGGATTCACGCCGTGGCACGTCGACCAGCAATACTGGCCGATCGACAGCCCGAACACGATCACCGCCTGGATTCCGCTGCAGGCCACGCCGATCGAGATGGGCCCCCTCGAGTTCGGCCGGGGCAGCCACGTCAAGAACATCGGCCGCGAGCTGGCGATCAGCGACGAGAGCGAGCAGAAGATCCGCGACGCCGTCAAGGCCAACGGCGTCGTCAGCAGCTTCGAGCCCTACGAAGCGGGCGAGATCAGCTTCCACTACGGCTGGACCCTCCACCGCGCCGGCCCGAACACCTCCGACGCGCCGCGCAAGGTGCACACGGTGATCTACGTCGACAAGGACGCCACGGTGGCCAAGCCGAAGAACCAGAACCAGGAGAACGACCGCAACCACTGGCTCAGCAGCGCCGACGTCGGCACGATCCCGACAGGGCCGCTGAATCCGGTGCTGTTTGCGCGGTAAGCGGGCTAGGCACGACGCCGCCAACCCAGCACCCAGACCATCAGCATCGGCAAAGCGGCAGAACCAAGAACGAGGACGAGCTGCATCGCCTGGATCGCGTGTCTCCCTAGCTCGCCCCAATCTCGAAACGAGCTAACGAGCAGGATGGTCACGACGTTTGAGACCACCGTCACGCCTAGAGCCGTGATGGCGGCGACTTGGGTTCGAGCGAGCCACTTGATTGGACCGTTCCACCAGACAATAAACAAAATGCAAAGGGAAAACGTGACACACGACATCGCAATAGCGACTCCGAGCGCCCAATGGTGCGCGAGTCCTACGCCGAACCTAATCCATGAGACGGTGATGACTGGCAAGTGAAGCCAGCTCAGGAAAGCGACCGCCATCGCTGCAAACAATGGAAGTGTGGTCAATCTGCCATGAACAGATGCGGTCTGATGTAGAATTCTACCGCTCGAGACGGCGACCAAGTACGCGATCGGGATGACCATCCACTCCAAACCAGATGACGCACCCCAAAGTGCCGTCCCCATCTGATCGAAGTAGCCAAGAGAGTTGTCACCTAGTAACCAGCAGAAGGTCGTCCAACCAATTGTCCGAACAGCCAAGACGACGACACACAAGCCATAGATCCCGACGAGACCCCACGTTGGGACGCGATCTCTCGGCAAGATCACAGTGACTGCGAGTAGCGGTGCGAGCGGCAGCGCAGCGACAGTCGCGATTTCAAACGCGGCTATTGCCAAGACCTCGGCTGACACGTGCTGGGCGATCGCAGTAGTCCAAAGTCCCAAGTCGAAGTACTCGTACCCGCTCCACAAAACCCCTAAAGCCCACAGCACCACCGCGATCCGCAGGCCGAGCATCGCGTGGGCGAGACGTTGCTCGTCCTGCGGGCTGACCACGTCTGTGGCATACGGCAGCGTTGCGCCTCGAATCGGCCCGTCGGACCCTGCAGACTTGGACCCCGGCGACGACATGGCGTCAGAGTAACGGCTCGCCGACGAAACGCCTGACGCCGTCTTTCGTGCCGTTGCATCTCGTTGCCGATATGGTCGCTGCGATGAGTGCGACGAACCAGCCGCCGGCGTCCTGGTCTCAGCCGTGGCGATGGCCCATGCATTGGCAGATCCTCGTCGGCCTCGTGATCGGCGCGATCGCAGGGCTGCTCGTCGGGGTCTTCGCACTGCAGGCTGCTCGCGACCTCGGCGACGCGCGCGAGGCGGCCATGCTGCTCGAGTCGGGCGGCGATGTCAGCCTCGGCACGAGCCTCGGCACCTTCTGGGCGTACACCGTCTTCGACCTCGTCGGCGACCTCTTCCTCAACGGCCTGAAGCTCATCATCGTCCCGCTTGTGACGAGCAGCATCCTGCTCGCCGTCGCGAACCTCGGCGGTGGGGACGACTTCGGCAGACTCGGCACCAAGACGCTCGGCTACTACCTCTTCACCAGCCTCATCGCCATCCTCATCGGGCTGGTCCTGGTCAACACCTTCACGCCCGGCACGGCCGACGATCGCGGCATCCTCGTCGGCGAGGCCGATGTCTCAAAGACCTTCGCCAGCGAGGCAGAAGCCGTTTCGGGCAAGACCGAAGGCAAGACCGGCAGCGACTTTCTGAACGTCTTTCGTCAGATGGTCCCGCCGAACCTGATCGCGGCCGCGGCCGACGGCCAACTGCTCGGGCTCATCGTCGTCTCGATGATCGTCGGCTACATGACGACGCGCCTGCCCGGGCCGCTGGGCGACGTCTTCATGAAGTTCGTCCAGGCTGTCTACGAGCTGTCGCTGATGGTGACGCACCTGGTGCTCCGGTTCGCCCCGATCGGCGTCTTCGGCCTCATCGCCGCGACGATGGCGATTCAGTTCGCCAAGCTCTATCCGAACGACGACTTCATGTACTTCATCGCCGGCATCGGCAAATTCGCCGGCGTCGCAGCGGGGGCGCTCCTGCTTCACTTCCTCGTGACGATGCCGCTCATCCTGAGCTTCGTCGCCCGCGTCAACCCGCTCCGCCACTACGCCGCGATGTCCCCGGCGTTGCTGACCGCGTTCAGCACTTCCAGCAGTTCGTCGACGCTGCCGCTGACGATGGAGTGCGTCGAGGACCGCGCTGGCGTCAGCAATCGCGTCGCCAGCTTCACCCTGCCGCTGGGCGCGACCGTCAACATGGACGGCACGGCGCTCTACGAGTGCGTCGCGGCCATCTTCATCTGTCAGGCGTTCGGCGTGGACCTGTCGATCGCGCAGCAGTTCCTGATCGTCGTCGTCGCCCTGCTGACCAGCGTCGGCGTGGCGGGCGTGCCGTCGGCGAGCCTCGTCGCGATCGCCGTCATCCTCGGCAGCGTGCAGTCGCAGATCACCGGCCTGCCGCAGTACGAAGGCGTGAACCTGCTGGCCGGCATGGCCCTGCTCTTCGTCTTCGACCGCCCGCTCGACA
Proteins encoded:
- a CDS encoding dicarboxylate/amino acid:cation symporter, with product MHWQILVGLVIGAIAGLLVGVFALQAARDLGDAREAAMLLESGGDVSLGTSLGTFWAYTVFDLVGDLFLNGLKLIIVPLVTSSILLAVANLGGGDDFGRLGTKTLGYYLFTSLIAILIGLVLVNTFTPGTADDRGILVGEADVSKTFASEAEAVSGKTEGKTGSDFLNVFRQMVPPNLIAAAADGQLLGLIVVSMIVGYMTTRLPGPLGDVFMKFVQAVYELSLMVTHLVLRFAPIGVFGLIAATMAIQFAKLYPNDDFMYFIAGIGKFAGVAAGALLLHFLVTMPLILSFVARVNPLRHYAAMSPALLTAFSTSSSSSTLPLTMECVEDRAGVSNRVASFTLPLGATVNMDGTALYECVAAIFICQAFGVDLSIAQQFLIVVVALLTSVGVAGVPSASLVAIAVILGSVQSQITGLPQYEGVNLLAGMALLFVFDRPLDMMRTAVNIFSDSVAAVTIARSEGETDVLATPMSTATS
- a CDS encoding AraC family transcriptional regulator, yielding MLPTLETSIVDAKRPIAAFVRTDRHWRFDWHHHAQVEIVQIRAGTGTRLVGDDTGTFAPGQTVILGQWLPHAWASPAGESAEREAIVVQLTHDAIDQLSQLAGGGLDGLVKSARRGVLFERTSAVIDAALDEIVAAETTLTRLAPMARLLATLQERLASGTPRASDRFATSARPPSPDPRIRRIVARLEAAGPDAFDGQSAAATCGLSHEAFCRAFKRATGTTFVAWQQQMRVRSAMRLLRETDKAVTAVASASGFDNLSHFNRLFKRYTGRTPRQYRGEPSSA
- a CDS encoding phytanoyl-CoA dioxygenase family protein, encoding MTTTITAHDLSALDAPYDLTDDQIRQFREDGFIKLKNVFDRETLAHFGEVITRLTMEIGAKQADVPLEERGTYGKAFIQVGNLWQHDAEAKAFSCSRRLAKLASDLMGVDGVRMYHDQALYKEAGGGFTPWHVDQQYWPIDSPNTITAWIPLQATPIEMGPLEFGRGSHVKNIGRELAISDESEQKIRDAVKANGVVSSFEPYEAGEISFHYGWTLHRAGPNTSDAPRKVHTVIYVDKDATVAKPKNQNQENDRNHWLSSADVGTIPTGPLNPVLFAR